A single region of the Plasmodium malariae genome assembly, chromosome: 7 genome encodes:
- the PmUG01_07041500 gene encoding conserved Plasmodium protein, unknown function, whose protein sequence is MIFLKLIFQFMSFIYFTHAYSKNRRYKHKLINLQITFLRNYEKYFLLNNLRVANRMYYVHPGKNLFKKNFQGYQEQRDRLAISLFRDFSMPNLFPGFRTIFNKKFLFDPLFNSHKDIIIRNIKTIQLVQKGNIVKSVVIFGASCLTIYAMAKLLLMLRKFFQNQYKMISEQEIKHLGTYENPHIEFKD, encoded by the exons ATGATATTCTTGAAATtgatttttcaatttatgtcttttatatattttacccACGCGTATTCAAAAAATAGGAGATACAAGCACAAGTtgataaatttacaaattacatttttacgtAACTATGagaaatatttcttattaaacAATTTGCGAGTAGCTAATAGGATGTATTACGTTCATCCGG gtaaaaatttgtttaaaaaaaatttccagGGTTATCAGGAACAGAGGGATAGGTTGGCTATTTCCTTATTTAGGg ACTTTAGTATGCCCAACCTTTTCCCTGGATTCAGAAcaatttttaacaaaaa ATTCCTTTTTGATCCCTTGTTCAACTCCCACAAAGATATTATCATACGAAATATAAAGACAATACAGCTAGTACAAAA agGCAATATTGTGAAAAGTGTAGTTATATTCGGGGCGTCTTGCTTGACTATTTATGCTATGGCTAAACTTCTTCTTATGCTGAggaaattttttcaaaaccAGTATAAGATG ATAAGTGAACAGGAAATAAAGCATTTGGGAACGTATGAAAATCCGCACATCGAATTTAAGGACTAA
- the PmUG01_07041600 gene encoding procollagen lysine 5-dioxygenase, putative, whose protein sequence is MCKEVEINVEQMKEKIRNSKLHVLTFATHEQGYFNTLKESCNSLNIKLNVLGWGKKWGGFIEKLVKVKEYLKVCKDNDIILFVDGFDSILLQPANVIIERYIINYDNLFVCTSESTYSSNYFFFKMIENMHLIFHNSIFKCNDNTEWDSTNIMDKYKDFTYFYKNLNLLNSGGWISTVYLAKKILQYIPSFIENDQVFLTNLYLDCNYLLKIQNDQKKYAQNEQKKFAQNEQKKFAQDELIEQFDNKEQLQYYNKIIIDNHNVIFHLFRNKSNVMLLRYEDCVHFFPFKPLLNTYYLNRQGKNEERKKKQLIGRSAEKDDQNGQNGHNSDGMLTSQNGKNSDNVLASQNEQILFPANSLEKKKSSIITRIKQILMKKKKKKVSYGDTSYYDDYCGDEENLKRIKLLKQSSKNKIEWMQRKTVLDDFYMDNSSNNSGNNGSNGEKNNNCNVRKIGQIEKTFNYSIVDTHTHTSPCILHIHCMRNIDSIIRTMGLNNMYSSKWYSNIWYLSYSLKGTMNFNYFSLLFSTVIASVSFSLIHMKYILTFLIHILDTNFDLYCMKDKRYISKAMFFLNDIEISCFLSFTLAVLFWVFYIFNKSIV, encoded by the coding sequence ATGTGCAAGGAGGTAGAAATAAACGTCGAACAGATGAAGGAGAAGATAAGGAATAGCAAATTACACGTTTTAACATTTGCAACTCATGAGCAAGGCTACTTTAACACGTTAAAAGAAAGCTGCAATAGcttgaatataaaattaaatgtattagGATGGGGAAAAAAGTGGGGAGgatttattgaaaaattagTTAAGGTAAAAGAATACTTAAAAGTATGTAAAGATAATGATATAATTCTATTTGTGGATGGTTTTGATTCTATACTTCTTCAACCAGCTAATGTTATTATagaaagatatataataaattatgataatCTATTTGTTTGCACTAGTGAGAGTACCTATTCcagtaattattttttttttaaaatgattgaaaatatgcatttaatatttcacaatagtatttttaaatgtaatgaCAATACTGAATGGGATTCTACAAATATTatggataaatataaagatttcacttatttttataaaaatttaaatttgcTAAACTCAGGCGGATGGATCAGCACTGTTTACTTAGCTAAAAAAATCTTACAGTACATACCTTCTTTTATTGAAAATGACCAAGtgtttttaacaaatttatatttagatTGTAATTACTTactaaaaattcaaaatgatcaaaaaaaatatgcacaaaatgaacaaaagaAGTTTGcacaaaatgaacaaaagaAGTTTGCACAAGACGAACTCATAGAACAATTCGACAATAAAGAACAACTACAATATTACAACAAAATCATTATTGACAATCATAATgtcatttttcatttgttcagAAACAAAAGCAATGTAATGTTACTAAGATACGAAGATTGTGTGCACTTTTTTCCCTTTAAGCCACTGTTAAATACCTACTACCTGAACAGGCAAGGTAAAAAtgaggaaagaaaaaaaaaacagctCATTGGTCGAAGTGCAGAAAAGGATGACCAGAATGGTCAAAATGGTCATAATAGTGACGGTATGTTAACTAgccaaaatggaaaaaatagtGACAATGTGTTAGCTAGccaaaatgaacaaatactATTTCCTGCAAATTcgctagaaaaaaaaaaaagttcaatCATCACGcgtataaaacaaatattaatgaaaaaaaaaaaaaaaaaggttagtTACGGAGATACTAGTTACTATGATGATTACTGCGGTGATgaggaaaatttaaaaagaataaaactTCTTAAGCAAAgcagcaaaaataaaatcgaGTGGATGCAACGAAAGACCGTTTTGGATGATTTTTATATGGATAACAGCAGCAACAATAGCGGTAACAACGGCAGTAACGGTGAgaagaataataattgtaatgtGAGAAAAATTGGTCAAAtagaaaaaacatttaattattCGATCGTTGATACGCACACACACACCTCACCCTGCATTCTTCATATACACTGTATGAGAAACATTGACAGCATAATTCGTACCATGGggttaaataatatgtatagcTCGAAATGGTATAGCAATATATGGTATTTAAGTTACAGCTTAAAAGGTACAATGaactttaattattttagcCTTTTATTTTCTACCGTTATTGCATCTGTCTCCTTTAGTTTAAttcatatgaaatatatattaacctTTTTAATTCATATCCTTGACACaaattttgatttatattGCATGAAGGATAAAAGGTACATAAGCAAAGCTATGTTTTTCCTAAATGACATTGAAATTTCTTGTTTTCTTTCCTTTACATTGGCAGTTTTATTTTGGgtgttttacatttttaacaaATCCATTGTATAA
- the PmUG01_07041700 gene encoding conserved Plasmodium protein, unknown function: MNAFHLPNFYVVIYFILILNNLFYTKKVKRFTSSNNTLGHYYDIKKNEDKKKSLHFILNNGMLIKSTRKGRVKRSILYVENIKDIYMLVGGHVKVKTGSFKDCCGVILDLKKTVKDEYEILVVINRDESYKYPKSILNKFGKSYWFNIKDIEIKKLKHSFFHNYDNFYDKKENNLTDDVQSVQDIKTRFKELDEQLLSGDKNNLDDLSSEAGDPFDENELLDKNSVDGQFVRRIRKKLTENLGDKLGQNVGTKLMENFGEMLSENFDGEMTAKYDDIVETQYDINAEEKSRGDDDKTNCTDMSEEGTYNSAVQLYENTEEEKVDGEKQKEWVKQEWANEGEKQEGEKQEGEKQEGEKQEEGEKQEEEREKKEREEEGEKQKGVKQEEGEKQKGVKQEEGEKQKGVKQEEGAKRERNDQMDLFDPLSEIVRLREDYIKGDKKRKNTHSSFCHTVVKEIEKNYVYTDLLNLYKNKRHLSNIVVCFYILKQLVRIYNFEKDNEKLKNNFLKNVIHNNNFENIITDIKNFLERKEIYRVVDKTWLLWTLVKLNIHKEEKYKEQFKSILKYIVKYINYGILKKLNTKSLCAILWSLAKCSYNNLKVYKKLLYFLEKYIITLTCQDISNIYYSLSLINYNDQSFFELIEQEINKKINKFSVQSLMNILWGMAKQKRRNNTFNIVKDKLLFYSTSLDIRNISLFLWCLNKNNYYSVDINFEGKKFQDLNIKQAMQLLLFFNYNKKKYLEYLKYVLHFLFQNISALTNQEISFFSYSLSKLNLLNKSFSKMKTHILKRDYNTFNLIDVNMLLLSLNNSNIYDKTVINFLFLALKNILNDGIITTINEQQSNSEILLTGQEKKFTNFNFIMKNLAEMKIFDQDILLYYILYYSHNFANITIDELADYMYYTTSINNPYEGERYERSKSGKEDAEKVGISECQENNNIQLAISSDKMKQLLISAGGDELKQLLIKSDKLKLDERDFQKVYLHYLNKIILFLREKMINFDAHSFLEHLNRRDDENKNDMAGKSKNKIETFVFNYQSDDSEKDVKKLNELFLGNDPNTVNVSSLENLTSDQEYSDFVNEKKNDQQEKIENEKKHTPLCTSINSLLHLFHSFSFINAFDKRKIDSYFDNLYHVVNEKKSEITAYQWLLIKDIIKMVKIKNKKDWEILLDNVNTYVSNTEDDQRDYFETINIDI, encoded by the coding sequence ATGAATGCCTTTCACCTTCCAAACTTTTATgtagttatatatttcattttaatattaaataatctATTTTACACgaaaaaagtgaaaagaTTTACaagtagtaataatacaCTTGGCCATTATTATGAcattaaaaagaatgaagataaaaaaaagagcttacattttattttaaataatgggATGTTAATCAAAAGTACACGTAAGGGCAGGGTTAAGAGAAGCATTTTATAtgttgaaaatataaaagacatatatatgcttgtTGGTGGGCATGTAAAAGTTAAAACTGGGTCTTTTAAAGATTGTTGCGGGGTTATACTAGATCTaaaaaaaacagtaaaagatgaatatgaaatattagtAGTAATAAATAGGGATGAATCTTATAAATACCCCAAAAgtattttaaacaaatttgGAAAAAGTTATTggtttaatataaaagatattgaaattaaaaaattgaagcattccttttttcataattatgataatttttatgataaaaaggaaaacaacCTTACTGATGATGTTCAATCTGTGCAGGACATTAAGACTCGTTTCAAAGAGTTAGACGAACAGTTGTTAAGTGGAGATAAGAACAACTTAGATGATTTGAGTAGTGAAGCCGGAGATCCGTTTGATGAAAACGAACTGCTTGATAAGAATTCCGTGGACGGGCAGTTCGTCCGGAGAATTCGCAAAAAATTGACAGAAAATTTGGGCGATAAATTGGGGCAAAATGTTGGCACTAAATTGATGGAAAATTTTGGCGAAATGTTATCAGAGAATTTTGATGGAGAAATGACAGCAAAATATGATGATATCGTGGAAACACAATATGATATCAATGCGGAGGAAAAAAGCAGAGGAGATGATGATAAGACAAACTGCACAGATATGAGCGAAGAGGGGACATACAATTCGGCAGTCCAGCTGTATGAAAATACAGAGGAAGAAAAAGTGGATGGGGAGAAACAAAAAGAATGGGTGAAACAAGAATGGGCGAACGAAGGGGAGAAACAAGAAGGGGAGAAACAAGAAGGGGAGAAACAAGAAGGGGAGAAACAAGAAGAAGGGGAGAAACAAGAAGAAGAAAGGGAGAAGAAAGAACGAGAAGAAGAAGGGGAGAAGCAAAAAGGGGTGAAACAAGAAGAAGGGGAGAAGCAAAAAGGGGTGAAACAAGAAGAAGGGGAGAAGCAAAAAGGGGTGAAACAGGAAGAAGGAGCGAAACGTGAAAGAAATGACCAAATGGACCTATTTGACCCATTGTCTGAAATAGTTCGCCTACGAGAAGACTACATAAAGGGGGacaagaaaagaaaaaacacaCATAGCTCTTTTTGCCATACTGTTGTAAAAGAAATTgagaaaaattatgtatacacaGATTTGctaaatttgtataaaaataaaagacaCTTATCAAATATCGTTGtgtgtttttatattttaaaacaactTGTGcgtatttataattttgaaaaagataatgaaaaattaaaaaataattttttaaaaaatgttatacataacaataattttgaaaacataataactgatattaaaaatttcttggaaagaaaagaaatttacAGAGTTGTGGATAAAACATGGCTCTTGTGGACTTtggtaaaattaaatattcataaagAAGAGAAATATAAAGAACAGTTTAAGagcattttaaaatacattgttaaatatataaattatggtatattaaaaaaattaaacacaAAAAGTTTATGTGCCATTTTGTGGAGTTTGGCAAAATGTTCATACAATAATTTGAAAGTGTATAAAAAACTTCTATActttttggaaaaatatataattacctTAACATGTCAGGACATTTCGAATATTTATTACTCCTTGTcgttaataaattataatgacCAATccttttttgaattaattgAACaggaaataaacaaaaaaataaataagtttaGTGTACAAAGtcttatgaatatattatggGGAATGGCAAAgcagaaaagaagaaataacaCCTTCAATATTGTGAAAGATAAGCTGCTATTTTACTCGACCAGTCTTGATATACGAAATATTAGCTTATTTTTATGGtgtttaaacaaaaataattattactcTGTGGACATAAATTTTGAAGGAAAGAAATTTCaagatttaaatataaaacaagcCATGCAGttgttgttattttttaattacaacaaaaaaaaatatttggagtatttaaaatatgttcttcattttttatttcaaaatattagtGCCTTAACAAATCAggaaatttcttttttttcctattctttatcaaaattaaatttactaAATAAAAGTTTTTCCAAAATGAAgacacatattttaaaaagggaTTATAACACGTTCAATTTAATTGACGTAAATATGCTCCTTTTATCActcaataatagtaatatttatgACAAAActgtaataaattttttgtttcttgcattaaaaaatatattaaatgacgGCATCATAACCACAATTAATGAACAACAAAGCAACagtgaaatattattaacaggtcaggaaaaaaaatttacaaattttaatttcataatgaaaaatttagctgaaatgaaaatatttgaCCAAGATATacttctttattatatactgTACTATTCTCATAATTTTGCAAACATAACCATTGACGAACTTGCagattatatgtattatacaaCCTCGATAAATAACCCATATGAGGGGGAAAGATATGAACGAAGTAAATCAGGGAAAGAAGATGCTGAGAAAGTTGGTATTTCCGAATGTCAGGAAAACAATAACATACAACTAGCCATTAGTAGTGACAAAATGAAACAGCTACTAATCAGTGCAGGGGGGGATGAACTGAAGCAATTACTTATCAAAAGTGACAAATTAAAATTGGATGAAAGAGATTTTCAAAAagtttatttacattatttgaacaagataattttatttttaagggAAAAAATGATTAACTTTGATGCACATTCGTTTCTTGAACATTTGAATCGTCGGGATGACgagaataaaaatgatatggCAGGCAAATCAAAAAACAAGATAGAaacatttgtttttaattaccAGTCAGATGACAGTGAAAAagatgttaaaaaattaaatgagcTATTTTTAGGAAATGACCCGAACACTGTTAATGTAAGTAGTTTAGAAAATTTAACTTCTGATCAAGAATATTCTGACtttgtaaatgaaaaaaaaaatgatcaacaagagaaaatagaaaacgaaaaaaagcATACACCATTATGTACATCCATTAAttcattattacatttatttcattctttttcattcattAACGCTTTTGATAAGAGAAAAATTGATTCGTATTTTGACAACTTATACCATGTTGtgaatgaaaagaaaagcGAAATTACAGCATATCAATGGTTACTCATTAAAGACATCATTAAGAtggttaaaataaaaaataaaaaggattgGGAAATTCTTTTGGACAATGTAAATACTTATGTGAGTAACACTGAGGACGATCAAAGGGACTACTTTGAGACCATAAATATTGATATTTAA
- the LRR8 gene encoding leucine-rich repeat protein, putative translates to MNEEKENNKKDERQNYTDDINYNEEYDQQNEKKEDVNDSTFEDIIPEEDYKRIRTNIINESILINEINKYNSAKGEDSTDKLIHTKILSLENRKILIIQNMNLFKSLEELHLDNNLIEELENLDELVNLKILSVSNNKIKEIKNLKNLKNLEELNLHNNRIKKIENLNNNKKLKILILSKNYIEDIENIIYLRCLKELKFLNLEDNPICNVDNVDIVNNINNVTNEVKCKLKSIKYFNNEILASYKKKKDQTHVNTTTMCATRNNEFEFCSLNSAIDNKEIYEKKILEAFLYDITILAKSLFEDTKEPVVLSKIYYYPQIKQIFLEDLHKISSTVIDQVLLLNEERKKCSEIFEDDVENFISAYMLNNVKEYNTLRKRAKKVIHSLLSFLNCKQGLKNMELKKCPEFYKEKAESNKNKTLNDTIVEKLQNISKNFHLNIYEDKEMINESDKNEPSDKSLFLSDEKQREKEKDALLIDEDKYILIKTYIEDNIEQNFLFRDKLINEELMNIVSLNNFIENFKIDISKIIKVINDHISDYFKKLEELEESFSSSIVNFFTEVKNNEHPSVVLSEDEINEYYSYKGNRSNILNNLEDFISSSYNKSYTFLIEEKKKYLFLKSRDRITEIGKIVDTFNDLFYSYLSTLRVK, encoded by the exons atgaatgaggaaaaagaaaacaataaaaaagacGAACGCCAGAATTACACAGATGATATTAACTACAACGAGGAGTATGATCAACAAAATGAGAAGAAGGAGGATGTAAACGACAGTACATTTGAAGATATAATACCTGAGGAGGACTATAAAAGAATACgcacaaatataataaatgaaagtattctaattaatgaaataaataaatataattctgcCAAAGGAGAGGATAGTACCGACAAATTAATTCATACCAAAATTTTATCCTtggaaaatagaaaaatattaataatacagaACATGAACCTTTTTAAGA GTCTCGAAGAACTGCACTTGGACAACAATCTTATAGAAGAACTCGAAAATCTAGACGAGCTAGTGAACCTAAAAATATTGAGTgtatcaaataataaaataaaagaaataaaaaatttaaaaaatttaaaaaacttaGAAGAGCTTAACTTACATAAtaacagaataaaaaaaatagaaaatttaaataacaataaaaaattaaaaatattaatattaagtaaaaattatattgaaGATATagaaaacataatatatttaagatgtttaaaagaattaaaattcTTAAATTTAGAAGATAATCCTATATGTAATGTAGATAATGTAGatattgtaaataatataaataatgtaacaAATGAAGTTAAgtgtaaattaaaaagtattaaatattttaacaatgaaatattagctagctataaaaaaaaaaaagatcaaACACATGTTAATACTACTACGATGTGTGCGACAAGGAACAATGAATTTGAATTCTGTTCCTTAAACAGTGCTATAGATAATAAggaaatttatgaaaaaaaaatacttgaagcatttttatatgatattaCAATATTGGCCAAATCCCTATTTGAGGATACAAAGGAGCCAGTTGTTCtgagtaaaatatattactaccCTCAGATTAAACAAATCTTTTTGGAGGATCTTCACAAAATTAGCTCAACAGTTAT AGACCAAGTACTCCTACTGAACGAGGAACGAAAGAAATGCTCCGAAATCTTCGAGGATGATGTCGAAAATTTCATTTCAGCATATATGCTAAATAACGTTAAAGAGTACAACACATTAAGAAAGAGAGCAAAAAAGGTCATACATTCCCTACTAAGCTTTTTAAATTGCAAGCAAG GCTTAAAAAACATGGAGCTCAAAAAATGCCCCGAGTTCTACAAAGAAAAGGCAGAGtcaaataaaaacaaaacattaAACGATACAATTGTAGAAAAGCTTCAAaacatttcaaaaaattttcatttaaatatttatgaggATAAGGAGATGATCAATGAAAGTGATAAAAACGAACCATCCGATAAGTCATTATTTCTTTCAGATGAAAAGCAaagggaaaaagaaaaagatgcTCTTCTGATTGATGAGGacaaatacatattaataaaaacatatattgaAGACAATATAGaacaaaattttctttttcgtgataagttaataaatgaagaattaATGAACATAGTTTCTCTTAACAACTTCATTGAAAATTTCAAAATTGacatttcaaaaattattaaagttATAAATGATCATATTTCggattatttcaaaaaattagaagAGCTAGAGGAAAGCTTCAGCTCCTcaattgttaatttttttacagaGGTGAAGAACAACGAGCATCCGTCTGTCGTTTTGAG CGAAGACGAAATAAACGAGTACTACTCGTACAAAGGAAACCGGTCTAACATACTGAACAATCTGGAAGACTTTATTTCAAGCAGTTACAACAAATcgtatacttttttaattgaagaaaaaaaaaaatatttatttttaaagtcTAGAGATAGAATAACAGAAATAGGAAAAATTGTGGATACCTTTAACGATTTGTTTTACTCCTACTTAAGCACTTTACGTGTTAAATAA